In Saccharothrix syringae, the following are encoded in one genomic region:
- a CDS encoding LysR family transcriptional regulator: MLSSSRLRLLSLLESLGTVRAVAETLHLSASTVSQQLALLETETRCRLFERSGRRVRLTEAGLLLARRGREILDRMAEAEAELRALNDEPAGTVRLGVFQSAIYTLAVPAATRLATTHPHLHLELIELEPHESGPALRSGEVDVIVTTTDYAGLALGSDLETIPLGADPVVLVLPRGHPLTHRTSVDLAACRAETWACDRPRSYMAELTTRLCRESGFEPRVACRFGNYLMLLRHVESGRSIALLPALAVTPEHAVVTRELSTPVHRNVTVVVRRGTTQRSAVNAVVAALRDHPEIPALATPGRLRPT; the protein is encoded by the coding sequence GTGCTCAGCTCGTCCCGGCTGCGACTGCTCAGCCTGCTCGAAAGCCTGGGCACCGTCCGCGCGGTCGCCGAGACCCTGCACCTGAGCGCGTCGACGGTGTCCCAGCAACTGGCCCTGCTCGAAACCGAGACCCGGTGCCGGCTGTTCGAGCGCAGCGGGCGGCGGGTGCGGCTGACCGAGGCCGGTCTCCTGCTGGCCCGCCGGGGCCGGGAGATCCTCGACCGGATGGCCGAGGCCGAGGCCGAGTTGCGCGCCCTGAACGACGAACCGGCCGGCACCGTCCGGCTCGGGGTGTTCCAGAGCGCGATCTACACCCTCGCGGTGCCCGCGGCGACGCGCCTGGCCACCACCCACCCGCACCTGCACCTGGAACTGATCGAGCTGGAGCCGCACGAGAGCGGGCCCGCGCTGCGGTCGGGCGAGGTGGACGTCATCGTCACCACCACCGACTACGCCGGCCTCGCCCTCGGCTCGGACCTGGAGACGATCCCCCTGGGCGCCGACCCGGTCGTGCTGGTGCTGCCGCGCGGGCACCCGCTCACCCACCGCACGTCGGTGGACCTCGCGGCGTGCCGGGCGGAGACCTGGGCGTGCGACCGACCGCGGTCGTACATGGCGGAGCTGACCACCCGGCTGTGCCGCGAGTCGGGGTTCGAACCCCGGGTGGCGTGCCGGTTCGGCAACTACCTGATGCTGCTGCGGCACGTCGAGTCGGGCCGGTCGATCGCCCTGCTGCCCGCCCTGGCCGTCACCCCGGAGCACGCCGTGGTCACCCGCGAGCTGAGCACACCGGTGCACCGCAACGTCACCGTCGTGGTGCGGCGCGGCACCACCCAGCGCTCCGCGGTGAACGCGGTGGTCGCGGCGCTGCGCGACCACCCGGAGATCCCGGCGCTGGCCACGCCGGGGCGGCTGCGCCCGACATGA
- a CDS encoding OsmC family protein: protein MSKQHDYRVTVRWRGDTGAGYRDYSRDHDVVVEGKPVLKGSADPAFRGAPERWNPEELLVAALSECHMLTFLSLCARAGIAVTDYVDAASGVMREEPGNSGRFTEVVLRPEVTVADPAAVEQVAALHEQAHDACFIANSVNFPVRHEPVTTSS from the coding sequence GTGAGCAAGCAGCACGACTACCGGGTCACGGTGCGCTGGCGCGGCGACACCGGGGCCGGCTACCGCGACTACTCGCGGGACCACGACGTGGTCGTCGAGGGCAAGCCGGTGCTGAAGGGCAGCGCCGACCCCGCGTTCCGCGGCGCGCCCGAGCGGTGGAACCCGGAGGAGCTGCTGGTCGCCGCCCTGTCCGAGTGCCACATGCTCACCTTCCTGTCGCTGTGCGCGCGGGCCGGCATCGCGGTGACCGACTACGTCGACGCCGCCAGCGGTGTCATGCGGGAGGAGCCGGGCAACAGCGGCCGGTTCACCGAGGTCGTGCTGCGGCCGGAGGTGACCGTCGCCGACCCGGCCGCGGTCGAGCAGGTCGCGGCGCTGCACGAGCAGGCGCACGACGCGTGCTTCATCGCCAACTCGGTGAACTTCCCCGTCCGGCACGAGCCGGTCACGACCAGTTCGTGA
- a CDS encoding GntR family transcriptional regulator — protein sequence MDVYDAVRSLIVLGTYPAGRPVTELELCERLGVSRTPVREALRRLEGDGLVRAARRGVTVVELDAKALRDAYLVRASLEALTAELAARRQRDGELSPASVARLVEHADLADQATRRGDLVAGARHNRAFHQYVAALADNPAASEVLDRIWDQITVSTRASLTAPVRPALVDDEHRRLIEAVTNGDPERAAAHAREHVLATMSVLAEQGGET from the coding sequence ATGGACGTCTACGATGCGGTCCGCAGCCTGATCGTGCTCGGCACGTACCCCGCCGGGCGGCCGGTCACCGAGCTGGAGCTGTGCGAACGGCTCGGCGTCAGCCGCACGCCGGTCCGGGAGGCGTTGCGGCGGCTGGAGGGCGACGGCCTGGTGCGGGCCGCGCGGCGCGGCGTGACGGTGGTCGAGCTGGACGCCAAGGCGCTGCGGGACGCCTACCTCGTGCGCGCCTCCCTGGAGGCGTTGACCGCGGAGTTGGCCGCGCGTCGGCAGCGGGACGGCGAGCTGTCCCCGGCGAGCGTCGCCCGGCTCGTCGAGCACGCCGACCTGGCCGATCAGGCCACCCGGCGGGGCGACCTGGTCGCGGGCGCCCGGCACAACCGGGCGTTCCACCAGTACGTCGCCGCGCTCGCGGACAACCCCGCGGCGTCGGAGGTGCTGGACCGGATCTGGGACCAGATCACCGTCTCCACGCGGGCCTCGCTGACCGCGCCGGTCCGGCCCGCCCTGGTGGACGACGAGCACCGGCGGCTGATCGAAGCCGTCACCAACGGCGACCCGGAGCGGGCCGCCGCCCACGCGCGTGAACACGTCCTGGCCACGATGTCCGTCCTCGCCGAACAAGGGGGAGAAACGTGA
- a CDS encoding glycoside hydrolase family 12 protein, which translates to MGNRIRSAAAAAVVVLSLVGTTGVAQAAAWSSTDKWGTWSNGGYTVRNDVWGSGVGPQTIWANSYSNWGVWADHPNTGGVKSYPHSAKAINRKLSALGRLSSSFNVSRPGSGSYATSYDIWANNNAYEIMIWVNKQGAVGPIGSRQATVSVGGHTWDVYRGSNGANEVFSFLRTGNTNAGTVDVLAVLRWIGSRGWYGDVTVGEVQFGFEITSSAGGLDFVSNSYSVTT; encoded by the coding sequence ATGGGCAACAGGATCCGGTCTGCCGCAGCGGCGGCCGTCGTGGTGTTGAGCCTGGTCGGCACGACCGGGGTGGCGCAGGCGGCCGCCTGGTCGTCGACCGACAAGTGGGGGACGTGGTCCAACGGCGGCTACACCGTCCGCAACGACGTGTGGGGCAGCGGCGTCGGACCGCAGACGATCTGGGCGAACTCCTACAGCAACTGGGGCGTGTGGGCCGACCACCCCAACACCGGCGGGGTGAAGTCGTACCCGCACTCGGCCAAGGCGATCAACAGGAAGCTCAGCGCGCTGGGCAGGCTGTCCAGCTCGTTCAACGTCAGCCGGCCCGGCTCGGGCTCCTACGCCACGTCCTACGACATCTGGGCGAACAACAACGCCTACGAGATCATGATCTGGGTCAACAAGCAGGGCGCGGTCGGGCCGATCGGGTCGAGGCAGGCCACCGTGTCGGTCGGCGGCCACACCTGGGACGTGTACCGCGGCTCGAACGGCGCCAACGAGGTGTTCTCGTTCCTGCGCACCGGCAACACCAACGCCGGCACGGTCGACGTGCTGGCGGTGCTGAGGTGGATCGGCTCGCGCGGCTGGTACGGCGACGTGACGGTGGGCGAGGTGCAGTTCGGCTTCGAGATCACCTCGTCGGCGGGCGGCCTGGACTTCGTGTCCAACAGCTACTCGGTGACCACGTGA
- a CDS encoding pectinesterase family protein, which yields MRVLAAVPVAALVLGLSTATAHAAAVTVAADGSGDYRTLQAAVNAVPAGSTITVARGTYRETVTVPAAKSGLVVRGATGNPADVVVVMNKAAKDTGSTLTSATLTVNAPNTAVRALTVKNDFAETGASSEQAVALAANGDRQVYDNVRVLGNQDTLLSWGPSYTSRHRQYFRDSYVEGDVDFIFGLGTMVFDNCTIHSLSRGSSSNNGYVTAAATDRDNPYGFLFHRSRFTSNAPSGTVYLGRPWSPNGTANQAQVVIRESSLGAHVRTAQPWTDMGSTTWRSARFSEYANTGSGAGVNANRPQLSSSQAATYTPQRYLAGSDGWNPVG from the coding sequence GTGAGGGTCCTCGCGGCCGTCCCGGTGGCGGCACTGGTGCTGGGGCTGTCCACGGCCACCGCGCACGCCGCGGCGGTGACCGTGGCGGCCGACGGCAGCGGCGACTACCGCACGCTCCAGGCGGCGGTGAACGCGGTGCCCGCGGGCTCGACCATCACCGTCGCCCGCGGCACCTACCGGGAGACCGTGACCGTCCCCGCGGCCAAGTCCGGCCTGGTCGTCCGGGGCGCGACCGGCAACCCCGCCGACGTGGTGGTCGTGATGAACAAGGCGGCCAAGGACACCGGCAGCACGCTGACGTCGGCGACGCTCACGGTCAACGCGCCCAACACCGCGGTGCGGGCGCTGACCGTGAAGAACGACTTCGCCGAGACCGGCGCGTCCTCGGAGCAGGCGGTGGCGCTGGCGGCCAACGGCGACCGGCAGGTGTACGACAACGTGCGCGTGCTGGGCAACCAGGACACCCTGCTGTCGTGGGGCCCGTCCTACACCTCGCGCCACCGGCAGTACTTCCGCGACTCCTACGTGGAGGGCGACGTCGACTTCATCTTCGGCCTCGGCACGATGGTGTTCGACAACTGCACGATCCACTCGCTGTCGCGCGGCTCGTCGAGCAACAACGGCTACGTCACGGCGGCCGCGACGGACCGCGACAACCCGTACGGGTTCCTGTTCCACCGGAGCAGGTTCACGTCCAACGCCCCGTCCGGCACGGTGTACCTGGGTCGCCCGTGGAGCCCGAACGGCACGGCGAACCAGGCCCAGGTGGTCATCCGCGAGTCCTCGCTGGGCGCGCACGTCCGCACCGCGCAGCCGTGGACGGACATGGGGTCCACGACGTGGCGGTCCGCGCGGTTCTCCGAGTACGCCAACACCGGCTCGGGGGCGGGCGTGAACGCCAACCGGCCGCAGTTGTCGTCCTCGCAGGCCGCGACGTACACACCGCAGAGGTACCTGGCGGGCTCCGACGGCTGGAACCCCGTGGGCTGA
- a CDS encoding aspartate aminotransferase family protein, with translation MPPGTTPVDHERHLVRYSGRAAFSPELVARAAGTSVFTEGGRELLDFTSGQMSAILGHSHPEIVATVREQVASLDHLHSGMLSRPVVDLARRLAGTLPAPLEKVLLLTTGAEANEAAVRMAKLVTGRHEVVSFARSWHGMTQAAANATYSAGRRGYGPAAPGNFALPVPDRFHPDVVDAGGALDWRRQLDLGFDLIDAQSVGSLAACLVEPILSSGGVVELPPGYLAALADKCRERDMLLILDEAQTGLCRTGDWYAFEHDGVVPDILTLSKTLGAGLPLAAVVTGAEIEQRAHDRGFLFFTTHVNDPLPAAVGNTVLDVLVRDRLDERARELGAALRTGLDGIAARHDTVGDVRGRGLLLGVELVGDRVLGPGGADRLGATVTRRCFELGLHMNIVQLPGMGGVFRIAPPLTASDDEIARGVAVLDQALADATRDL, from the coding sequence ATGCCTCCTGGGACAACCCCCGTCGACCACGAGCGCCACCTCGTGCGCTACTCCGGCCGCGCCGCGTTCTCGCCGGAGCTCGTCGCGCGTGCCGCGGGCACCTCGGTGTTCACCGAGGGCGGCCGCGAACTGCTCGACTTCACCTCCGGCCAGATGAGCGCGATCCTCGGCCACTCCCACCCGGAGATCGTCGCGACGGTCCGCGAGCAGGTCGCCTCCCTGGACCACCTGCACAGCGGGATGCTCAGCCGCCCGGTGGTCGACCTCGCCCGCCGGCTCGCCGGCACCCTGCCCGCGCCCCTGGAGAAGGTGCTGCTGCTGACCACCGGTGCCGAGGCGAACGAGGCGGCGGTGCGGATGGCGAAGCTCGTCACCGGCCGGCACGAGGTCGTCTCGTTCGCCAGGTCCTGGCACGGGATGACCCAGGCCGCCGCGAACGCCACCTACAGCGCCGGCCGTCGCGGCTACGGACCCGCGGCACCGGGCAACTTCGCCCTGCCCGTCCCGGACCGCTTCCACCCCGACGTCGTCGACGCCGGGGGCGCGCTCGACTGGCGCCGCCAACTCGACCTGGGCTTCGACCTGATCGACGCCCAGTCGGTGGGCAGCCTCGCCGCCTGCCTGGTCGAACCGATCCTCAGCTCCGGCGGTGTCGTCGAACTCCCGCCGGGCTACCTGGCCGCCCTGGCGGACAAGTGCCGGGAGCGGGACATGCTGCTGATCCTCGACGAGGCCCAGACCGGCCTGTGCCGCACCGGCGACTGGTACGCCTTCGAGCACGACGGCGTCGTCCCGGACATCCTCACCCTGTCCAAGACGCTCGGCGCCGGCCTGCCCCTGGCCGCCGTGGTGACCGGCGCGGAGATCGAGCAGCGGGCACACGACCGCGGGTTCCTGTTCTTCACCACCCACGTCAACGACCCCCTGCCGGCCGCCGTCGGCAACACCGTCCTCGACGTCCTGGTCCGCGACCGCCTCGACGAGCGCGCCCGCGAGCTCGGCGCGGCACTGCGCACCGGTCTCGACGGGATCGCCGCCCGCCACGACACCGTCGGCGACGTCCGCGGCCGCGGCCTGCTGCTGGGCGTGGAACTGGTCGGTGACCGGGTCCTCGGACCCGGTGGCGCCGACCGGCTCGGTGCCACCGTCACCCGGCGCTGCTTCGAGCTGGGGCTGCACATGAACATCGTCCAGCTACCGGGGATGGGCGGCGTCTTCCGCATCGCACCCCCGCTGACCGCGAGCGACGACGAGATCGCCCGCGGTGTGGCCGTCCTCGACCAGGCCCTCGCCGACGCGACCCGCGACCTGTGA